A window of the Leucothrix mucor DSM 2157 genome harbors these coding sequences:
- a CDS encoding biotin-dependent carboxyltransferase family protein yields MTAQGFEVVQPGILSLLQDAGRFGQHNIGLTTGGPLDKLSFDWANRLCNNEAGSCALEVSIGGLSLVAQVDTQIAVAGGDSPFMINKKPQESWRSYAIKVGDKIDIGFAQQATRSYLAVAGGFQVEPMFGSTATVAREKLGGLNGEALKAGNILPCKAQSAAQNWSLPVAARPNYSGDITLRVVLGYQQQHFDQEQQFRFFNQEFTLSDKCDRMGFRLTGPEIKADINGILSEGICFGAIQVPPDGQPIVLLNDRQTIGGYPKIGSVLSLDIPKLTQRLAGTKIRFEAISIDDAHNLLHLAHSRFKRTQPQAIS; encoded by the coding sequence ATGACGGCACAAGGTTTTGAAGTAGTACAGCCGGGCATTCTCAGCTTATTGCAAGATGCCGGTCGCTTTGGGCAGCACAATATCGGCCTCACTACCGGTGGCCCGCTGGATAAACTTTCCTTCGATTGGGCTAACCGCTTATGTAATAACGAAGCAGGCAGCTGTGCGTTGGAAGTCAGTATTGGCGGCCTAAGCTTGGTGGCCCAAGTGGATACCCAGATTGCCGTCGCCGGTGGCGACTCACCCTTCATGATCAATAAAAAACCGCAGGAAAGCTGGCGCAGTTATGCCATTAAAGTCGGCGATAAAATTGATATTGGCTTTGCCCAACAAGCGACTCGAAGCTACCTTGCTGTGGCGGGTGGTTTTCAGGTTGAGCCCATGTTTGGCAGCACTGCCACCGTGGCCCGTGAAAAGCTGGGTGGTTTAAACGGTGAAGCGCTCAAAGCAGGCAATATCTTACCCTGCAAGGCTCAAAGCGCTGCGCAAAACTGGTCGCTACCCGTCGCTGCTCGCCCTAATTACAGCGGCGATATTACGCTGCGCGTAGTGCTTGGCTATCAGCAACAGCATTTTGATCAGGAGCAGCAATTCCGATTTTTCAATCAGGAATTCACCCTGAGCGACAAATGCGACCGCATGGGCTTTCGCCTGACTGGGCCGGAAATTAAAGCCGACATTAACGGCATTCTCTCCGAAGGCATTTGCTTTGGTGCGATTCAGGTTCCGCCTGATGGACAGCCCATTGTATTACTCAATGACCGACAAACGATCGGCGGCTATCCGAAAATAGGCTCTGTGCTATCATTAGACATACCCAAGTTAACGCAGCGTCTCGCTGGCACCAAGATTCGTTTCGAAGCCATCAGCATTGATGACGCACACAATTTGCTACATCTGGCGCACAGTCGCTTTAAGCGTACCCAGCCGCAAGCGATTAGCTAA
- a CDS encoding MarR family winged helix-turn-helix transcriptional regulator, translating into MTKSTEQNKDCAPLEQDGLTALHLDQQLCFALYSASLAMTKTYKPLLDNLGLTYPQYLVMLVLWQNDGIALKAIGEQLHIDSGALTPVLKRMEGMGLLKRTRNPENERTLDIRLTEAGLAMRTQALEVNRSAGASCGLDLPKVVQMREDLVELRNHLTKNAK; encoded by the coding sequence ATGACTAAATCGACCGAGCAAAATAAGGACTGCGCCCCTTTGGAACAGGATGGCCTAACGGCTTTACACCTAGACCAGCAGCTGTGTTTTGCCCTGTACTCGGCGTCGCTGGCGATGACTAAAACCTATAAGCCGCTGCTGGATAACTTAGGCCTCACCTACCCTCAATATCTGGTGATGTTGGTGCTCTGGCAGAATGATGGCATCGCGCTCAAAGCAATCGGCGAACAGCTACACATTGACTCTGGCGCACTGACCCCCGTGCTAAAACGCATGGAAGGCATGGGCCTGTTAAAACGTACCCGCAACCCAGAAAATGAACGCACCTTAGATATTCGCCTAACCGAAGCGGGCTTGGCAATGCGCACGCAAGCACTTGAAGTCAACCGCAGTGCAGGGGCTAGTTGCGGCCTTGATCTACCCAAAGTGGTTCAAATGCGTGAAGACTTAGTGGAGCTTCGCAACCATTTAACAAAAAATGCAAAATAG
- a CDS encoding 5-oxoprolinase subunit PxpA, with amino-acid sequence MTIKLNCDLGESFGSWKMGMDESVMPHINQANIACGYHAGDPMIMRRTLKLAKENGVSIGAHPAYPDLNGFGRRSMLCSSEEIISYVQYQISALEGMALNLGMTLDYVKPHGALYNDMMAKQTVRSAIMEAVAEHNSRPALMLQATPEHKQHLQEASQFELQLHFEAFADRCYDDDGKLLSRTKPGAVHTREKMMDQVRQLVDHGTVTTVSGHTLPLLADTLCVHGDNDAGVQAIADIKALLLA; translated from the coding sequence ATGACGATTAAACTCAATTGTGACTTGGGCGAGAGCTTCGGCTCCTGGAAAATGGGCATGGATGAGTCGGTTATGCCGCACATCAACCAAGCCAATATTGCCTGCGGCTACCACGCTGGCGACCCGATGATTATGCGTCGTACGCTAAAGCTGGCGAAAGAAAATGGCGTGAGCATTGGCGCGCACCCGGCTTACCCAGACCTAAACGGCTTTGGCCGCCGCTCGATGCTGTGCAGCAGCGAAGAAATCATTTCCTATGTGCAGTACCAAATCTCCGCACTGGAAGGCATGGCGCTAAACTTAGGCATGACATTAGACTATGTGAAGCCACACGGCGCGCTGTACAACGACATGATGGCTAAGCAGACTGTGCGCTCAGCAATTATGGAAGCCGTTGCTGAGCACAACTCCCGTCCGGCACTTATGCTACAAGCGACTCCTGAACATAAACAACACCTTCAGGAAGCCTCGCAGTTTGAACTGCAACTGCATTTTGAAGCATTTGCTGACCGTTGTTACGATGACGACGGCAAACTGCTCTCACGCACTAAGCCCGGCGCAGTGCATACCCGTGAAAAAATGATGGATCAAGTGCGTCAGCTGGTTGACCACGGCACAGTAACCACTGTGAGTGGTCACACTTTGCCGCTACTGGCAGACACTTTATGCGTACACGGCGATAACGATGCCGGCGTACAAGCCATCGCAGACATCAAGGCATTGTTACTGGCATGA
- a CDS encoding ATP-binding cassette domain-containing protein, whose protein sequence is MSDAILRLDAVTKLFDSKARQITALDQVSFEIKPGEVTGLIGPDGAGKTTLMRLIAGLLIPDSGHIEAMGIDVNNDPLAVQSQLGYMPQRFGLYEDLTVQENLDLYADLQHIPYDQRKARYDELMQMTGMSPFVTRLAGKLSGGMKQKLGLACALLRAPKLLLLDEPTVGVDPVSRRELWAIIYNQVNELGMSVLVSTAYMDEAERCNDIVLLHEGKLLMQGTPKDLSKPLEGRVFHIEADGISHRSLQQRLSRVPEVLDALIEGEGVRVVMDKITTASEIKLPPEVTEGTEQTATIAQVEPHFEDAFIANLKVKLTLPPQEASAANAVGGSADDIVIDVEHLTRRFGDFIAVNDINFSAKRGEIFGLLGANGAGKSTAFRMLCGLLPVSSGKVLVTGLDLRVAAASARQRIGYMAQKFSLYTNLSVRQNLKFFSSAYGLRGKHQKQRIQWALDTFELADYQSANAGELPLGYKQRMSFAAALMHEPDILFLDEPTSGVDPLARREFWERTNHLAETGVTILVTTHFMDEANYCDHLVIMEAGKILAAGTPLDMKNLARSEAQPDPSMEDAFIHLVNHDAQKAREATA, encoded by the coding sequence ATGAGCGATGCCATTCTCCGGCTGGATGCGGTGACCAAGCTATTTGACAGCAAAGCCCGCCAGATAACCGCCTTAGATCAGGTCAGCTTTGAGATCAAACCCGGCGAGGTGACGGGCTTGATCGGGCCAGATGGCGCGGGCAAAACCACGCTGATGCGGCTGATTGCAGGCCTGCTAATCCCCGATAGCGGGCACATCGAAGCCATGGGCATTGATGTGAATAATGATCCCCTCGCCGTGCAATCCCAGCTGGGCTATATGCCGCAGCGCTTTGGTTTATATGAAGATTTAACCGTACAGGAAAATCTCGATCTCTACGCCGACCTGCAACATATCCCTTATGATCAGCGCAAAGCCCGCTACGATGAGCTAATGCAAATGACGGGCATGAGCCCATTTGTTACGCGCCTGGCAGGCAAACTCTCGGGCGGCATGAAGCAAAAACTGGGGCTGGCTTGCGCCCTACTGCGCGCACCTAAGTTATTACTGCTGGATGAGCCAACCGTTGGGGTTGACCCGGTTTCTCGTCGTGAACTTTGGGCGATTATTTACAACCAAGTCAACGAATTAGGCATGAGCGTACTGGTTAGCACCGCCTATATGGACGAGGCTGAGCGTTGTAACGACATTGTGTTATTACACGAAGGCAAGCTGCTAATGCAGGGCACACCCAAGGATTTAAGCAAGCCACTGGAGGGCCGTGTATTTCATATTGAAGCCGATGGCATCTCGCACCGTAGCTTGCAGCAACGCCTAAGCCGCGTACCAGAGGTACTGGATGCACTAATTGAAGGCGAAGGCGTACGGGTAGTAATGGATAAAATCACTACGGCCAGCGAGATTAAACTCCCACCTGAAGTGACAGAAGGCACCGAGCAGACAGCCACTATCGCGCAAGTAGAGCCTCATTTTGAAGATGCCTTTATTGCCAACTTAAAAGTGAAACTCACGCTGCCACCACAAGAGGCAAGCGCAGCCAATGCGGTTGGTGGCTCCGCCGATGACATTGTGATCGACGTGGAACACCTGACGCGCCGCTTTGGCGACTTCATTGCAGTGAATGACATTAATTTTAGCGCCAAGCGGGGTGAGATTTTTGGCTTACTGGGGGCCAATGGCGCGGGTAAATCCACGGCCTTTCGTATGCTCTGCGGCCTGCTGCCGGTCAGTAGCGGTAAGGTATTAGTGACGGGATTAGATTTACGCGTGGCCGCTGCCAGTGCCCGTCAACGCATTGGGTATATGGCGCAGAAGTTTTCCCTGTATACCAATTTATCCGTCCGGCAGAACCTGAAGTTTTTCTCCAGCGCTTACGGCTTGCGCGGCAAACATCAAAAGCAGCGCATTCAATGGGCCTTGGATACTTTTGAACTGGCAGATTATCAAAGCGCCAATGCGGGCGAACTGCCACTCGGCTACAAACAGCGCATGTCATTTGCTGCAGCGCTGATGCATGAGCCGGATATTTTATTTTTGGATGAGCCAACCTCTGGCGTTGATCCTCTGGCTCGAAGGGAGTTTTGGGAGCGTACCAACCATTTAGCTGAAACCGGCGTTACCATTTTGGTTACCACCCATTTTATGGATGAAGCCAATTACTGTGATCATTTGGTGATTATGGAAGCCGGTAAAATTCTGGCCGCTGGCACCCCGCTGGATATGAAAAACCTGGCACGCAGCGAGGCACAACCCGATCCCAGCATGGAAGATGCCTTTATCCATTTAGTGAATCACGACGCCCAAAAAGCACGGGAGGCAACAGCATGA
- a CDS encoding class I SAM-dependent methyltransferase, giving the protein MSDDFFQHKAAVYEQDERRVANVHTIAGSIIKRIALKPTMQLMDFGSGTGLLLGQIASHVAKITAVDISKSMNQQLRDKKDSLACEVEVLEMDLCTTDLDRKFDGIISSMTMHHVEDVPAMFEKFRTLLKPGGFIAIADLETEDGSFHTEDTGVFHNGFDGQALVDFATDAGFKQAEVALASTVHKPQGEYPVLLLTATID; this is encoded by the coding sequence ATGAGTGACGATTTTTTCCAACACAAAGCAGCCGTTTACGAACAAGATGAGCGCCGTGTGGCGAATGTACACACGATTGCTGGCTCCATTATCAAGCGCATTGCGCTAAAGCCGACTATGCAGTTGATGGACTTTGGCTCGGGCACTGGGCTGCTGTTAGGCCAGATTGCCTCGCATGTGGCGAAGATCACGGCAGTGGATATTTCCAAGTCGATGAATCAGCAGTTGCGCGACAAAAAGGATAGCTTGGCTTGTGAAGTTGAAGTGCTTGAAATGGATTTGTGCACCACCGATCTGGATCGCAAATTCGACGGCATTATCTCTTCGATGACTATGCATCACGTGGAAGATGTACCCGCCATGTTTGAGAAGTTTCGAACTTTGCTAAAGCCCGGTGGCTTTATTGCGATTGCCGATCTGGAAACCGAAGATGGTAGCTTTCACACGGAAGATACCGGCGTATTTCATAACGGCTTTGATGGACAGGCACTAGTCGATTTTGCAACGGATGCAGGTTTCAAGCAGGCTGAAGTAGCGTTGGCCAGCACCGTACATAAGCCACAAGGCGAATATCCGGTGCTGTTACTGACGGCGACAATAGACTAA
- a CDS encoding glutamate cyclase domain-containing protein, translating into MSNRQDSPETIARISQQIEDLMVARDLRGMKHLQKALKPGYYQRAAEKIFNCRGTILIGTGFPVDDTFETDGPVGAIAMYDTFKHLGARPIIVCGNPLASVINDDYEVYEISVGDLSKGKQEAVEALAKLKPELVISIERPGLSAGGFYANMRGENISKRCACFDYFITEAECPTIAIGDGGNEIGMGNVLEALQALSITASVTTCDELLVADVSNWAAHGLIAWLSYWSEEDLLSKVDTLEILKYISARGSVDGVTRLNTLTEDSLESGAGQQVIDELRRIIGIEH; encoded by the coding sequence ATGAGTAATCGCCAGGACTCGCCAGAAACTATCGCTCGTATTTCGCAGCAAATCGAAGACCTCATGGTCGCGCGCGACCTGCGGGGCATGAAGCATCTGCAAAAAGCCCTGAAACCCGGCTACTACCAACGGGCTGCGGAGAAGATTTTTAACTGCCGTGGCACAATTTTGATTGGCACAGGCTTTCCGGTGGATGACACTTTTGAAACCGATGGCCCGGTCGGTGCGATTGCCATGTACGACACCTTTAAGCATTTGGGCGCACGTCCAATTATTGTGTGTGGTAACCCATTAGCCAGCGTGATCAACGACGATTATGAAGTCTATGAAATCAGCGTTGGTGATCTGAGCAAAGGTAAGCAGGAAGCGGTTGAGGCTTTGGCTAAACTAAAACCTGAGTTGGTGATTTCGATTGAGCGTCCAGGTCTGTCAGCTGGTGGCTTTTATGCCAATATGCGCGGCGAAAACATTAGCAAGCGCTGCGCCTGTTTTGACTACTTCATCACCGAAGCCGAGTGCCCAACCATTGCAATTGGCGATGGCGGTAATGAAATCGGCATGGGTAATGTCTTGGAAGCGCTACAAGCCCTATCTATAACCGCCTCTGTGACGACCTGTGACGAGTTATTGGTTGCTGATGTATCCAACTGGGCAGCACACGGTTTAATCGCGTGGCTGAGTTACTGGAGCGAGGAAGACCTGCTAAGCAAGGTCGATACCTTAGAAATTCTCAAATACATCTCAGCACGTGGCAGCGTGGATGGCGTAACCCGCCTGAATACACTCACCGAAGACAGCTTGGAATCTGGCGCAGGCCAACAAGTGATTGACGAGCTACGTCGCATTATTGGTATCGAACACTAA
- a CDS encoding LacI family DNA-binding transcriptional regulator has translation MTTIHDVAELAKVSIKTVSRVVNNEPRVRDTTRERVLQAIDKLKYRPHQGARLMRSNKSGLIGLISTALSTIPGKVAHNGLSSIHIVKGIQQECRAAGKTLLILDTDPKSDKVDSLVEILESYRVEGIIHVIDYNRKLATDTSVRVPLWLVNASSDDDAPAVAPDDRRSQYLATEYLIAKGHTKLAYVGFPDEIEAGRQRNQGFLQAVDAYGLDRNSVTVVPGLIVVDCEQISTLEAEIEKLLQQEERPTAICFGNDLMAVQGCRALQGHGIRVPEDISVMGFDDDLVQVSASNPPLTTFTLPYHEMGRLAAKRLIAQLDKTAKPETYPLALHGEVVERESVISLN, from the coding sequence GTGACTACAATTCACGATGTTGCCGAACTGGCTAAAGTCTCAATAAAAACAGTGTCACGCGTAGTAAACAACGAACCACGCGTCAGAGATACTACCCGTGAGCGGGTACTGCAGGCGATTGATAAACTAAAATATCGCCCCCACCAAGGCGCTCGCCTAATGCGCTCCAATAAGTCGGGCCTGATTGGTCTGATCAGCACAGCACTATCAACCATTCCCGGTAAGGTTGCCCATAACGGCCTGTCATCCATTCACATCGTTAAAGGCATTCAGCAGGAATGCCGAGCAGCCGGTAAGACATTGCTGATTTTGGATACTGACCCAAAGTCTGACAAGGTCGATAGTCTTGTAGAAATATTAGAATCTTACCGCGTTGAAGGCATTATTCATGTTATTGATTACAACAGAAAACTAGCAACTGACACTTCGGTTAGGGTGCCACTCTGGCTGGTTAATGCCTCATCCGATGACGACGCCCCTGCCGTAGCTCCTGATGACCGTCGAAGCCAATACTTGGCAACAGAATACCTAATTGCTAAAGGCCACACTAAGCTCGCTTATGTTGGCTTCCCGGATGAAATCGAGGCTGGCAGACAGCGCAACCAAGGGTTTCTACAGGCCGTCGATGCTTATGGACTGGATAGAAACTCAGTCACGGTAGTCCCCGGCCTTATAGTGGTCGACTGTGAACAAATTAGCACACTTGAAGCTGAAATCGAAAAATTGTTACAGCAAGAGGAACGCCCGACAGCCATCTGCTTTGGTAACGACTTGATGGCAGTACAAGGCTGCCGTGCACTGCAAGGTCATGGCATTCGCGTACCTGAGGACATCTCTGTTATGGGTTTCGATGATGACTTAGTTCAAGTCAGCGCTTCTAACCCGCCACTGACAACGTTTACCCTCCCCTACCATGAGATGGGTCGCTTAGCCGCTAAACGCTTGATTGCTCAACTGGATAAAACGGCTAAGCCTGAAACCTATCCGCTCGCGCTACATGGCGAAGTGGTTGAGCGCGAGTCGGTTATCAGCCTGAACTAA
- the pxpB gene encoding 5-oxoprolinase subunit PxpB codes for MRIDVAGENSLILYFGDTTAPEISANVQLASRKLAAALGDKLIDQVTSYASLLLIFDPLKCDHLSVRKVIREQLGDMSEQQADSAEHSSTVVELPVYYSEESGPELALISERSGLSIEEVIALHQSLTYRVYAIGFAPGFAFLGQVDERIATPRLSTPRLKVPRGAVGIADRQTAIYPNVSPGGWNLIGLCPTRMFDPDATPTMPVSVGDEVRFKGISRDEFLALGGELEGMA; via the coding sequence ATGAGAATAGACGTTGCAGGCGAGAACTCCTTAATCCTCTATTTCGGGGACACGACCGCCCCTGAAATATCCGCGAACGTGCAATTAGCCTCGCGCAAGCTGGCAGCTGCATTGGGCGATAAGCTGATTGATCAGGTTACCTCCTACGCATCACTGTTGCTGATATTTGATCCGCTAAAGTGCGATCATTTAAGCGTGCGCAAAGTGATTCGTGAGCAGCTAGGCGACATGAGCGAGCAGCAAGCCGATAGCGCCGAACACAGCAGTACCGTGGTCGAGCTACCGGTTTACTACAGTGAAGAGTCCGGCCCCGAGCTGGCACTAATCAGTGAGCGCTCAGGCTTGAGTATTGAAGAAGTGATTGCGCTGCACCAAAGCCTCACCTACCGCGTGTATGCCATTGGCTTTGCACCGGGCTTTGCCTTTTTAGGGCAAGTGGATGAGCGCATTGCCACACCACGTTTAAGCACTCCGCGTTTGAAAGTGCCGCGTGGCGCAGTCGGTATTGCGGATCGTCAAACCGCGATTTACCCGAATGTGTCACCCGGCGGCTGGAACCTGATTGGCCTGTGCCCGACGCGCATGTTTGATCCGGATGCCACCCCAACCATGCCCGTTAGTGTGGGCGATGAAGTACGTTTTAAAGGAATTAGCCGGGATGAGTTTCTGGCGCTCGGTGGTGAACTGGAGGGCATGGCATGA
- a CDS encoding DUF6435 family protein, with protein MFSIFKSDPAKKLRKAYNAKLEQAMQSQRNGDIRTYATLTAEAEKMRAELDALEAAQK; from the coding sequence ATGTTTTCAATTTTCAAATCCGACCCCGCTAAAAAACTCCGTAAAGCCTACAACGCGAAACTTGAGCAAGCGATGCAGTCACAGCGCAATGGCGATATCCGCACCTATGCCACACTCACCGCAGAAGCGGAGAAAATGCGTGCCGAGCTAGATGCGCTGGAAGCGGCACAGAAGTAA
- a CDS encoding malonyl-CoA decarboxylase, producing MTTQQSPNIFDRTLFNLRSAWEQVNILKSDAPKLHPDLPEADIAPLRQQMNDCLEGKGGNVSARARAAKLGEAYLDLNDIGRLRFLTLLAQDFGVDNQRVNELAALILSPPDGESLAKLHQQMRNALRPAGLELLTQFNSLPSGVKFLVDMRSDLRRLANKDDPCLRELDKSLKDLLRSWFDVGFLDLVRISWSSPASILEKLIDYEAVHAIRSWSDLKNRLQPDRRCFAFFHPRMPDEPVIFVQVALVKDLTDNIHELLDESAPLMNPYDANTAIFYSITNAQNGLAGVGFGDFLIKRVVSDLKAELPNIKTFSTLSPIPGLLRWLKTLSETDILNAKERQSLRQFKRFTTLQETLDKADWHQDAELAEALKKPLMRLTAQYLVQTKQRQRALDPVANFHLNNGARLERINWLADTSEKGLRESAGMMVNYLYKLDLIEANHEAYRETANTAASSTVLGLLK from the coding sequence ATGACTACACAGCAATCTCCTAACATTTTTGACCGCACATTATTCAACCTTCGCTCAGCGTGGGAGCAAGTTAATATCCTAAAGTCGGATGCGCCCAAGCTGCATCCTGATTTGCCCGAAGCGGATATCGCTCCACTGCGCCAGCAAATGAATGACTGCTTGGAAGGCAAAGGCGGTAACGTCTCCGCCCGCGCTCGTGCGGCCAAGTTAGGAGAGGCTTATCTTGATCTGAATGACATCGGTCGCTTGCGCTTTTTAACGCTACTAGCTCAGGACTTTGGAGTTGATAACCAGCGCGTTAATGAACTGGCGGCGCTGATTTTATCGCCACCAGACGGCGAGAGCTTAGCCAAACTCCATCAGCAAATGCGCAATGCGCTACGCCCTGCGGGTTTGGAACTGTTGACTCAATTTAACTCACTCCCCAGTGGTGTTAAATTTCTGGTGGATATGCGTTCGGATTTGCGGCGACTGGCCAATAAAGATGACCCTTGTTTGCGCGAGCTAGACAAAAGCTTAAAAGATCTGCTGCGCTCATGGTTTGATGTGGGCTTTTTGGATTTGGTACGCATCTCCTGGTCCTCTCCCGCTTCCATCTTAGAAAAGCTGATCGACTATGAAGCGGTACATGCAATTCGCTCCTGGAGTGATTTAAAAAATCGCCTGCAACCAGACCGTCGCTGCTTTGCCTTTTTTCACCCAAGAATGCCGGATGAGCCGGTCATTTTTGTGCAGGTCGCCTTAGTTAAAGATCTGACCGACAATATTCACGAGTTACTGGATGAATCAGCCCCGCTGATGAACCCGTATGACGCCAATACCGCTATTTTCTACAGCATTACCAATGCCCAAAACGGGCTGGCTGGCGTCGGGTTTGGCGATTTCCTTATAAAACGTGTAGTATCAGATCTTAAAGCTGAGTTGCCTAATATAAAAACATTCTCCACTTTATCGCCGATTCCGGGCTTATTGCGATGGCTTAAGACCTTATCTGAAACAGATATATTGAATGCCAAAGAACGACAAAGTCTGCGTCAATTTAAACGTTTTACTACCTTACAAGAGACATTGGACAAAGCGGATTGGCATCAGGATGCTGAACTGGCCGAAGCCCTTAAGAAGCCTTTAATGAGGCTCACGGCTCAATATTTGGTACAAACAAAACAACGACAACGCGCACTCGACCCGGTCGCTAATTTTCATTTGAATAACGGCGCACGCTTAGAACGCATCAACTGGCTGGCGGATACCTCTGAAAAAGGGCTTCGTGAATCAGCTGGCATGATGGTGAACTACCTATACAAACTGGACTTAATTGAAGCCAACCATGAGGCATATCGCGAAACTGCTAACACAGCGGCTTCCTCAACAGTGCTGGGGCTATTGAAATAA
- a CDS encoding efflux RND transporter periplasmic adaptor subunit has translation MKKLIILLILLLVGGGSTYYYYQNQTPPVAAADIIPELNHSFDKLLGRAQDENENELLLYGNIDIRETQLAFNSSEHIAKILVEEGEHVKKGQLLAYLHNEVLNAQLIEAEAQVEGQTQTVHKLKAGARSEEIEKLRAEYHAAQAQASVAASSYQRLIPLARKRMVTPDDLDKAHALSESTKAQAEAVRHALILMQSGNRKEDIAAAESLLRSYQANVSLVNQQLENAKLFAPNDGVIRNRILEEGSMAFPSTPAMTLAVMDPIWVRAYIPEPALGKVALGSPAKIYTDSFPDKVYEGWVGYISPTSEFTPKTVQTTELRTKLVYSARIFACNPADELRLGMPATVRIDISQPPASQKKGTKHCGQS, from the coding sequence ATGAAAAAATTGATTATCCTGCTCATTCTCCTATTAGTGGGCGGTGGTTCTACATATTACTACTATCAAAATCAGACACCTCCGGTTGCCGCCGCTGACATCATTCCAGAACTAAACCATTCATTCGATAAATTATTGGGTCGTGCGCAGGATGAAAATGAGAATGAATTACTGCTCTACGGCAATATCGATATTCGTGAAACGCAGCTAGCCTTTAACAGCAGCGAGCACATTGCCAAGATTTTGGTCGAAGAAGGCGAGCATGTGAAGAAAGGCCAACTGCTGGCTTATTTACACAATGAAGTGCTCAACGCGCAATTAATTGAAGCCGAAGCGCAAGTCGAAGGCCAAACGCAAACCGTGCATAAGTTAAAAGCCGGTGCTCGCAGCGAAGAAATCGAAAAATTACGCGCCGAGTACCATGCCGCACAAGCGCAAGCTTCCGTCGCCGCCAGCAGCTATCAGCGACTGATTCCACTCGCCAGAAAACGCATGGTAACGCCGGATGATTTAGATAAAGCACACGCACTGTCAGAATCCACCAAGGCCCAAGCAGAAGCCGTTCGACATGCTTTAATTTTAATGCAAAGTGGCAACCGCAAAGAAGATATTGCAGCGGCAGAGTCTTTGCTTAGAAGCTATCAGGCGAATGTTTCGCTGGTGAATCAACAACTGGAAAATGCCAAACTCTTCGCGCCCAATGATGGCGTGATTCGCAATCGAATTTTAGAAGAAGGCAGCATGGCCTTTCCCTCAACTCCCGCGATGACACTGGCCGTGATGGACCCGATTTGGGTACGCGCCTACATCCCTGAGCCAGCGCTTGGCAAAGTGGCACTGGGTAGCCCCGCAAAGATTTATACCGACAGCTTTCCTGATAAAGTTTACGAGGGCTGGGTTGGCTATATTTCACCAACCTCTGAGTTCACACCGAAAACCGTTCAAACCACCGAGTTACGCACTAAACTGGTGTATTCCGCCCGCATTTTTGCCTGTAACCCTGCTGATGAATTACGACTGGGGATGCCAGCCACGGTGCGCATTGATATTAGCCAGCCACCGGCCTCGCAGAAAAAAGGCACTAAGCACTGCGGACAGTCATAA
- a CDS encoding organic hydroperoxide resistance protein, which produces MNVLYTAEATTTAGRDGRATSSDGILDVKLATPKALGGAGGEATNPEQLFAAGYSACFLSAAKLVASQDKIALSPEAQVTAKVGIGPVEVGFNLDIELHVNFPGMSKEDALALAEKAHVVCPYSNATRGNVDVRLFVL; this is translated from the coding sequence ATGAACGTTTTATATACTGCAGAAGCCACTACAACAGCCGGTCGTGATGGCCGTGCAACCTCTTCCGATGGCATTTTGGATGTGAAATTAGCGACCCCGAAAGCATTGGGCGGCGCCGGTGGTGAAGCCACTAACCCTGAGCAATTGTTTGCGGCTGGCTACTCTGCTTGTTTCTTAAGCGCCGCTAAGCTGGTTGCTTCACAAGATAAAATCGCGCTATCGCCAGAAGCACAAGTCACGGCTAAAGTGGGTATTGGTCCAGTCGAAGTTGGTTTTAATCTGGATATCGAGCTGCACGTAAACTTCCCCGGCATGAGCAAAGAAGATGCACTGGCACTGGCTGAGAAAGCACATGTTGTATGCCCATACTCCAATGCAACACGCGGCAATGTAGACGTTCGCTTATTCGTTTTATAA